A stretch of Fusarium poae strain DAOMC 252244 chromosome 2, whole genome shotgun sequence DNA encodes these proteins:
- a CDS encoding hypothetical protein (TransMembrane:10 (i47-71o98-125i174-194o200-219i624-645o665-688i739-762o768-786i851-873o885-905i)): MDPENEKRKTSVEDSTTTTTTKQDEVEKQAQLSDLWRAFQFADRLDWVLNAISLICSIASGAAMPLMTIVFGEFTGRFADFAGGSVDPDDFKTEVNSFVLWFVYLFVGKFVLSYLGTIAITISGIRTTRVLRQRFLEKLLRTEIWYFDTANVGSPATQMTTNVTRINQGIAEKLSLLVQGLAMFVSAFVVAIAVQWKLALITLTVVPLFFIIMGIGMTLDAPIEAKVTGTYSKANVFAQEVLTSIRTIHSVVLSVLLASSSIGLLYPQIPALANGAAAASELFKIFDKPSLLDPLSNEGHVPESCNGHLQAENVSFSYPSRPDTQVLKGINLNIPAGKTTAFVGASGSGKSTIIGLLERWYVPSSGRLLLDGVDVSTLNVKWFRSQMALVQQEPVLFRGTVFENVSKGFTDSQKALPMEEQRRIVQEACEASYAHEFIQNLENGYNTYLGERGGTLSGGQKQRVAIARSIVSDPKVLLLDEATSALDPNAERIVQKALSRVSQQRTTLVIAHRLSTIKDADNIVVISSGQVVEQGTHEELLALDSHYARLIRAQNLAVAEQETKADMIAKEDSDAFDTDDSVRRVMTAQTHNSMAAEGGDSKPKDRSILTSIFLVVKEQKALRLYIIISALFCSIAAATWPGQAILFSRIISAFSVETSASDVNFYALMFFVIALGNLVAYGVIGYIANHIAQTISYQYRLELFTRMVGLDIEFFDRPENSSGALASILSSTPTHLQELLGLNLFVLLVMAVNITASSILAIAYGWKLALVMVFAGLPLLMGSGYFKVRLESRLHESNESRFRESASLASEAVSSLRTVTSLTAETDFITQYSETLSSIVIRSIKSLSVSMIAYAFSQSIEFLVMALGFWYGSQLMASGEYSSNQFFIIFLGVLFAGQAAGQLFANLTSLTMAKGAANYLFNLRDEKPVIRETDGNKDMGPDFDQHVGVNDVHFKYKSRSTKVLHGLSMDISPSQFVAVVGPSGCGKSTLIALLERYYDPVTGKICVGEQDIKDMSPRLFRSQMSMVQQEPILYEGSVRENILMGLDGDVTDATDERLNEAARQANILEFVSSLPEGFNTPCGARGTAFSGGQRQRIAIARALIRKPKLLLLDEATSALDTHSEKLVQEALEQTRKESGCSVIAVAHRLSTIRDADIIFVVVGGKVVEAGTHEELQAKNGVYADMCKAQSLDRETGDS; this comes from the exons ATGGATCCGGAAAACGAAAAGAGGAAGACTTCCGTCGAGGATTCAacgacgacaacaacaacaaaacaaGATGAGGTTGAAAAGCAGGCACAGCTAAGCGATTTATGG CGCGCCTTTCAATTCGCCGACCGACTCGATTGGGTTTTAAACGCCATCTCCCTTATTTGTTCCATCGCGAGCGGTGCCGCAATGCCTCTGATGACCATA GTATTCGGAGAGTTCACAGGCCGTTTTGCAGACTTTGCTGGAGGCTCTGTCGACCCTGACGACTTCAAAACCGAGGTCAACTCGTTCGTTTTGTGGTTCGTCTACCTCTTTGTAGGAAAGTTCGTTCTCTCCTACTTAGGCACAATCGCTATCACGATATCCGGCATCCGAACAACACGCGTACTTCGACAACGATTCCTCGAGAAACTCCTACGGACTGAGATATGGTACTTCGACACCGCCAATGTCGGATCTCCTGCGACCCAGATGACCACCAATGTAACACGCATAAACCAAGGTATCGCCGAGAAGTTGTCGCTTCTGGTACAAGGACTTGCCATGTTTGTCTCGGCCTTTGTGGTAGCTATTGCAGTCCAATGGAAGCTGGCTCTCATTACCCTTACTGTCGTGCCCcttttcttcatcatcatgggcATCGGCATGACGCTTGATGCTCCCATAGAAGCAAAGGTTACGGGCACTTACTCTAAAGCCAACGTCTTTGCACAGGAAGTTTTGACTTCTATCCGAACT ATCCACAGCGTCGTTCTATCTGTTCTTCTTGCTTCGTCTTCCATTGGCCTTCTTTACCCTCAGATACCAGCTCTTGCCAatggagcagcagcagcatccgAGCTTTTCAAGATCTTTGACAAGCCTTCTTTGCTCGACCCTCTTTCCAATGAAGGACACGTTCCTGAATCATGCAACGGACATCTTCAGGCCGAGAATGTTTCGTTTTCCTACCCTTCACGGCCAGAcacacaggtgctgaaaggtaTCAACTTGAACATTCCAGCCGGCAAGACTACGGCATTCGTTGGTGCGAGCGGCTCGGGTAAGAGTACGATTATTGGGCTACTGGAGAGATGGTACGTCCCGTCCTCGGGACGCCTACTACTCGATGGCGTGGATGTCTCGACACTTAATGTCAAGTGGTTTAGATCCCAGATGGCTCTTGTTCAACAG GAACCAGTGCTTTTCAGGGGTACCGTCTTTGAGAACGTTTCAAAGGGTTTTACCGACAGTCAGAAAGCTCTTCCCATGGAGGAGCAGCGGAGAATTGTTCAAGAAGCGTGCGAAGCCAGCTATGCTCACGAGTTTATTCAAAATCTTGAAAACGGCTATAACACCTACCTTGGCGAGCGAGGGGGGACATTGAGTGGCGgtcaaaagcaaagagtTGCCATTGCTCGTAGTATTGTCTCCGACCCAAAGGTTCTGCTCCTAGATGAAGCTACCAGTGCTCTTGATCCCAACGCCGAACGAATCGTCCAGAAGGCCCTGTCACGCGTTTCTCAACAACGAACAACACTTGTCATTGCCCATAGACTGTCGACTATCAAGGATGCTGACAACATTGTGGTCATCTCTTCTGGGCAGGTTGTTGAGCAGGGCACCCATGAGGAGCTCCTTGCGCTTGACTCCCATTACGCTCGACTGATTCGTGCACAGAACCTTGCTGTGGCCGAACAGGAGACCAAGGCTGATATGATTGCCAAGGAGGACTCTGATGCATTCGATACAGACGACAGTGTGCGCCGTGTTATGACAGCGCAGACTCACAATTCTATGGCAGCCGAGGGTGGGGACTCGAAGCCTAAGGACCGATCTATTCTGACGAGCATATTCCTCGTTGTCAAGGAACAGAAAGCGCTTCGTCTCTATATCATCATATCCGCCCTCTTCTGTAGTATAGCTGCGGCGACATGGCCTGGCCAAGCTATTCTGTTTTCGCGAATTATCAGTGCTTTCTCAGTTGAGACCTCTGCTTCGGATGTCAACTTCTACGCTCTCATGTTCTTTGTCATTGCGCTTGGAAACCTGGTAGCGTATGGTGTTATTGGTTATATCGCTAACCACATCGCACAAACCATCTCATACCAGTACCGTCTTGAGCTGTTTACTCGAATGGTTGGACTCGATATTGAGTTCTTTGACCGTCCAGAGAACTCTTCTGGTGCCTTGGCGTCTATTCTGTCCTCGACACCTACGCACCTACAAGAGCTTCTTGGGCTAAACTTGTTCGTTCTTCTCGTCATGGCTGTCAATATCACTGCCAGTTCTATTCTTGCAATTGCGTACGGGTGGAAACTTGCTCTTGTGATGGTTTTCGCTGGATTACCGCTACTTATGGGATCTGGATACTTCAAGGTCCGCCTCGAGTCAAGACTACATGAGAGTAATGAGTCGAGATTCCGAGAGAGTGCAAGTCTTGCCAGCGAGGCTGTTTCCTCACTTCGAACTGTCACATCTTTGACCGCCGAGACAGATTTTATCACGCAGTATTCCGAAACCCTTTCCAGCATTGTCATCAGATCTATCAAGTCACTGTCTGTTTCGATGATTGCGTACGCATTCTCACAGTCGATTGAGTTCCTTGTCATGGCTCTTGGGTTCTGGTACGGCTCGCAACTTATGGCGTCTGGCGAGTATAGTTCGAACCAGTTCTTTATCATTTTCTTGGGAGTTTTATTCGCGGGACAGGCTGCCGGTCAGCTATTTGCAAACTTGACTAGTCTCACCATGGCCAAGGGTGCAGCCAATTATTTGTTCAACCTCCGAGACGAAAAGCCCGTCATTCGTGAGACTGATGGCAACAAGGATATGGGGCCTGATTTTGATCAACATGTTGGCGTGAATGATGTACACTTCAAGTACAAGAGCCGAAGCACAAAGGTTCTTCACGGCTTGTCTATGGATATCAGCCCGTCTCAGTTTGTCGCCGTCGTCGGCCCCAGTGGCTGCGGTAAGTCAACTTTGATCGCCTTGTTAGAAAGGTACTACGACCCAGTTACCGGAAAGATTTGTGTGGGTGAGCAAGACATCAAGGACATGTCACCTAGACTTTTCCGTTCTCAGATGTCCATGGTTCAACAAGAGCCCATTCTATACGAAGGATCTGTGAGAGAAAACATCTTGATGGGCCTGGACGGCGATGTCACAGACGCAACCGACGAAAGACTCAACGAAGCAGCCCGACAAGCTAATATCCTCGAATTTGTATCCTCACTGCCCGAAGGATTCAACACTCCCTGTGGTGCTCGCGGCACAGCCTTTTCCGGTGGCCAGCGTCAACGAATCGCCATTGCACGAGCTCTTATCCGCAAACCCAAGTTATTGCTCCTTGATGAGGCCACTTCAGCACTGGACACCCATTCTGAGAAGCTGGTTCAAGAAGCCCTCGAGCAAACTAGGAAGGAGAGTGGCTGCAGTGTGATAGCTGTTGCCCACAGACTGTCAACTATTCGAGATGCAGACATCATTTTTGTCGTTGTCGGCGGCAAGGTGGTTGA